One genomic segment of Rhizorhabdus phycosphaerae includes these proteins:
- a CDS encoding undecaprenyl-diphosphate phosphatase: MDMSLLSIVLLGIVEGLTEFIPVSSTGHLILAGEVMQVPQGTETFDIVIQLGAILAVVVLYRQRFAAVLAGLARRDPAAVSFTRNVLVGFLPSAVIGALAYGAIKAMLNTPIIVAVALILGGVAILLIERSVQRVTCDTVEAMPARTALAIGFIQCLSMIPGVSRSGATIMGALTMGVERRTAAEYSFFLAIPTMVGATTLALWKARHELGDAQLTSIGIGFLVSFLVAIIVIRWFLNVVTRHGFAPFAWYRIVAGSIALIWLVFR; the protein is encoded by the coding sequence ATGGACATGTCGCTATTGTCGATCGTCCTCCTCGGCATCGTCGAGGGGCTGACAGAGTTCATCCCCGTATCCTCGACCGGCCACCTGATCCTGGCCGGGGAGGTCATGCAGGTGCCGCAGGGGACGGAGACTTTCGACATCGTCATTCAGCTCGGCGCGATTCTCGCGGTGGTGGTGCTCTATCGCCAGCGCTTCGCCGCCGTGCTCGCCGGGCTGGCGCGGCGCGATCCGGCTGCGGTGAGCTTCACGCGCAACGTGCTCGTCGGATTCCTGCCATCGGCGGTGATCGGCGCGCTGGCCTATGGCGCGATCAAGGCGATGCTCAACACTCCGATCATCGTCGCGGTCGCGCTGATCCTGGGCGGGGTCGCGATCCTGCTGATCGAGCGCAGCGTGCAGCGCGTTACCTGCGATACGGTCGAGGCCATGCCGGCACGAACGGCGCTCGCCATCGGCTTCATCCAGTGTCTGTCGATGATCCCGGGCGTCAGCCGCTCGGGTGCGACGATCATGGGGGCGCTGACCATGGGGGTCGAGCGCCGGACTGCCGCCGAATATAGCTTCTTCCTCGCTATCCCGACGATGGTCGGCGCCACCACGCTCGCCTTGTGGAAGGCGCGGCACGAGTTGGGAGACGCACAGCTCACTTCTATCGGGATCGGCTTCCTCGTTTCCTTCCTCGTCGCGATCATTGTCATTCGCTGGTTTCTGAATGTGGTGACACGGCATGGCTTCGCGCCTTTTGCCTGGTATCGCATCGTGGCGGGCAGCATCGCATTGATCTGGCTGGTTTTTAGATAG
- a CDS encoding complex I NDUFA9 subunit family protein — protein sequence MSRLVTLFGGGGFLGRYVAQELLKAGARVRIAERDPSNAHFLKPLAGLGQIQFVPASITNAASVEHAIAGADSVVNLVGILKGDFTAIHRRGAETVAKAAAAAGVESLVHISAIGADPESPSAYGRSKGEGEAVVREAFPQATILRPSIVFGQEDGFLNRFAAMLSLPVVPVLRGAVKFQPIWAADVARAVAGAILDPKRHGGTTYELGGPETISMLELHHWLAKATGRAPTIVPIPDALGGPLVSAMSLLPGAPITRDQWLMLQADNVVSQGAQGIEAFGITPTPMEAVAPAWLVNFRPSGRFGTTTKPA from the coding sequence ATGAGCCGTCTTGTCACTCTGTTCGGAGGTGGTGGTTTCCTCGGACGTTATGTTGCGCAGGAGCTGCTGAAGGCCGGCGCGCGCGTTCGAATCGCGGAGCGTGATCCGTCCAACGCCCACTTTCTGAAGCCGCTGGCCGGGCTGGGACAGATCCAGTTCGTTCCTGCCAGCATCACCAATGCCGCCAGTGTCGAGCATGCGATCGCCGGCGCCGATTCGGTCGTGAACCTTGTCGGCATCCTCAAGGGCGACTTCACCGCGATTCACCGCCGGGGTGCCGAGACCGTCGCGAAGGCTGCGGCTGCGGCCGGTGTCGAATCGCTCGTCCATATCTCGGCGATCGGCGCCGATCCCGAATCGCCGTCGGCCTATGGCCGCAGCAAGGGCGAGGGCGAAGCCGTAGTGCGCGAGGCCTTCCCGCAGGCGACGATCCTGCGTCCGTCGATCGTGTTCGGGCAGGAAGACGGCTTCCTCAACCGCTTCGCGGCCATGCTGTCGCTGCCGGTCGTGCCGGTGCTGCGCGGCGCAGTGAAGTTCCAGCCGATCTGGGCAGCCGATGTGGCGCGCGCCGTCGCGGGAGCGATCCTCGATCCCAAGCGCCATGGCGGCACTACCTATGAACTGGGCGGGCCCGAGACGATCTCCATGCTCGAGCTGCACCACTGGCTCGCCAAGGCGACCGGCCGCGCGCCGACGATCGTGCCGATCCCCGATGCGCTCGGCGGACCGCTCGTGAGCGCCATGAGCCTCCTGCCGGGTGCGCCGATCACGCGCGACCAGTGGCTGATGCTTCAGGCCGACAATGTCGTATCGCAGGGCGCGCAGGGAATCGAAGCCTTCGGCATCACGCCCACGCCGATGGAGGCGGTGGCGCCTGCCTGGCTGGTCAATTTTCGTCCGAGCGGCCGCTTCGGCACCACCACCAAGCCGGCCTGA
- a CDS encoding endonuclease — MAEQASASAGNVYRALIERIFLDRYSEGATSFEFDRDDIPDTAEALGLSRPKNVGDVIYSLRYRTAMPASILATQPDGMEWIIEGAGRAKYKFVLVPLNRVLPRADMAVIAVPDSTPEIIRAYALDDEQALLAIVRYNRLIDIFLGLTTYSLQNHLRTTVTGIGQIEIDELYLGLDRFGCHYAIPVQAKGGTDQISVVQTKQDIAWCKQRFPGVRPRAISAQFMDGEKVAMFELTVQGDQVVVVEEKHYILTSAERLDRNALTDYR; from the coding sequence TTGGCTGAGCAAGCATCGGCGTCGGCGGGGAATGTCTATCGCGCGCTTATCGAGCGGATATTCCTCGATAGGTATAGCGAAGGGGCAACCTCATTCGAGTTTGATCGGGACGACATCCCGGATACTGCAGAGGCGCTCGGCCTGAGTCGCCCCAAGAACGTCGGCGATGTGATTTATTCGCTTCGCTATCGGACCGCCATGCCGGCGAGCATTCTCGCGACCCAGCCCGACGGGATGGAGTGGATCATCGAGGGTGCAGGGCGTGCCAAATACAAGTTCGTGCTCGTGCCGTTGAACCGAGTTTTGCCGCGCGCTGATATGGCGGTAATCGCGGTTCCGGATAGTACGCCGGAGATCATTCGCGCCTATGCGTTGGACGACGAACAGGCGTTGCTCGCCATCGTCCGATACAATCGACTTATCGACATTTTCTTGGGCCTCACGACCTACAGCCTTCAGAACCACTTGCGTACGACGGTGACGGGTATCGGCCAGATCGAGATCGACGAGCTCTATCTCGGGCTGGACAGGTTCGGGTGCCATTATGCCATTCCGGTGCAGGCTAAGGGTGGCACCGATCAGATTTCCGTTGTCCAAACCAAGCAGGACATTGCTTGGTGCAAGCAGCGCTTCCCCGGCGTGCGGCCGCGTGCGATCTCCGCGCAGTTTATGGATGGGGAAAAGGTCGCCATGTTCGAACTGACCGTCCAGGGCGATCAGGTGGTCGTGGTCGAGGAGAAGCACTACATTCTGACCTCGGCCGAACGGCTGGATCGAAATGCGCTTACGGATTATCGCTAG
- a CDS encoding DNA cytosine methyltransferase — MLGSRQSKRISEEISMRPIGIDLFAGAGGMSLGFEHAGFDVVAAVEIDAVHAAVHEYNFPHCSVIPKSVVGLSAEEIRETAGIGNRKVDVVFGGAPCQGFSMIGKRALEDPRNALVREFVRIVVDLDASYFVFENVKGLTVGRHKAFLEELIELFQNSGYDVRLPWQVLDAANYGVPQHRQRLILMGAKRGLPVPVYPKLRTAAADKPNKHAAPVGPTCEQALADLPDADEFEILNHTDEVPTKKWGTPSAFAREMRCLDNDAWHFGHVRDWNPGVLTSSTRTGHTHISRLRFAGVAPGKVEPISRFFRLDPNGLSNTLRAGTDGARGAFTSPRPIHYKYARCVTVREMARLHGFPDWFRFNETKWHGARQIGNSVPPPLARAIGDEIVRALGVTPTRPAKVLTLGEDRLLRMDAGSAAAYFGVAAPSSKRDRKSGATKRKQHETEAWRLSQESALG; from the coding sequence ATGTTAGGATCGCGACAGAGTAAGCGTATTTCCGAGGAAATTTCGATGCGACCGATAGGAATCGACCTCTTTGCAGGAGCCGGAGGAATGAGCCTGGGCTTCGAACATGCGGGCTTCGATGTCGTAGCTGCCGTGGAGATCGATGCCGTTCACGCGGCCGTCCACGAGTATAATTTTCCGCATTGTTCGGTGATTCCGAAGTCGGTCGTGGGCCTTAGTGCTGAAGAGATCAGAGAGACTGCTGGCATCGGCAATCGTAAGGTCGACGTCGTTTTCGGCGGCGCTCCGTGCCAAGGCTTTTCCATGATTGGAAAACGTGCGCTCGAAGACCCCCGCAATGCTCTTGTTCGCGAGTTTGTGAGAATCGTCGTCGACCTGGATGCCTCGTACTTCGTCTTCGAGAACGTCAAAGGTCTGACCGTCGGTCGGCATAAGGCGTTTCTGGAGGAGCTAATCGAGCTTTTTCAGAATAGCGGCTACGACGTACGCCTGCCTTGGCAAGTGCTCGATGCCGCCAATTACGGCGTGCCGCAGCATCGGCAGCGTCTGATCCTGATGGGGGCTAAACGCGGATTACCCGTTCCCGTTTATCCAAAATTACGGACTGCGGCGGCCGACAAGCCGAACAAGCATGCTGCGCCTGTAGGACCGACCTGCGAGCAGGCCTTGGCCGATCTGCCGGACGCCGACGAGTTCGAAATTCTCAATCACACCGATGAAGTGCCGACAAAGAAGTGGGGCACTCCGAGCGCTTTTGCGCGCGAGATGCGCTGCTTGGACAACGACGCGTGGCATTTCGGACATGTTCGCGATTGGAATCCCGGTGTGCTTACCTCCAGTACGCGCACCGGCCACACCCACATTTCTCGCCTTCGGTTTGCGGGTGTAGCACCAGGCAAGGTCGAGCCAATTTCGCGCTTTTTCCGTCTCGACCCGAACGGTCTCAGCAATACGCTTCGAGCGGGCACCGATGGCGCTCGCGGCGCATTCACCAGCCCACGGCCTATTCACTACAAGTACGCGCGCTGCGTCACCGTCCGCGAAATGGCACGCCTGCACGGCTTCCCGGATTGGTTCCGCTTCAACGAGACGAAGTGGCATGGCGCGCGGCAGATCGGCAATTCGGTCCCGCCACCGCTGGCGCGCGCTATTGGCGACGAAATCGTTCGCGCACTCGGCGTTACGCCGACGCGACCTGCCAAGGTGCTGACGCTGGGCGAGGACCGACTGCTTCGTATGGACGCCGGATCGGCAGCTGCCTATTTCGGCGTGGCGGCACCTAGCTCGAAACGAGACCGCAAGAGTGGCGCCACGAAGAGGAAGCAGCACGAAACGGAGGCGTGGCGTCTTTCCCAGGAATCTGCCCTTGGCTGA
- a CDS encoding very short patch repair endonuclease, translating to MVDNRTEQSRSALMSRIGSKNTAPELVVRRLLHAMGFRYRLHRKDLPGTPDIVFPSLRKAIFVHGCFWHAHGCRIGQPPKSKPEFWGPKLARNKARDAEKSAALREEGWDVLTLWQCEIKERTLLQEQLLAFLTR from the coding sequence ATGGTCGACAACCGAACTGAGCAAAGCCGAAGCGCGCTGATGTCGCGCATCGGATCGAAGAATACCGCACCGGAACTGGTCGTGCGCCGTCTGTTGCACGCGATGGGCTTTCGGTACAGGTTGCATAGGAAGGACCTCCCAGGCACGCCGGACATCGTGTTTCCGAGCCTCCGTAAGGCGATTTTTGTTCACGGGTGCTTTTGGCATGCTCATGGCTGTCGGATCGGACAGCCGCCGAAATCGAAACCCGAATTTTGGGGGCCTAAGCTCGCGCGAAATAAAGCGCGCGACGCCGAAAAAAGCGCTGCGCTCCGAGAAGAGGGATGGGACGTATTGACGCTGTGGCAATGTGAGATCAAAGAGAGAACATTGTTACAAGAGCAGCTGCTCGCGTTTTTGACCCGATAG
- a CDS encoding glycosidase, with protein MTCFPVDTLVFTPADVDLSRSPLAAGMARAGVETYVLGAFNPGLTRLPGGNLLMMVRVAEALRNPIRDGHVHSIRWDEDKGYVVDAWPLALADTADPRLFRLHGGGWKILALTSLSWLLPVELSPDGLDVRAIHYDRAIAPQGSYQCYGIEDARISRVDGRYLMTTCSVSPERHSTTLYSSQDGFVWSFEDIVLDHQNKDMLIFEGLIDGQYWAQTRPLGDHFFAYPPDSPWRAGPSINLASSPDALHWKPCRRPGLRARAGTVATARMGGGAPPLLTSINGRRGWLSLWHGVEPKEVVGIYRTYWSLLDPDDPSVVLATQEAPLLEANPELTKPLEALLYLRDVVFTTGIVEADGHFIVASGEADLACRITHLPASAFA; from the coding sequence ATGACCTGCTTTCCCGTCGACACGCTCGTCTTCACTCCGGCCGACGTCGATCTGTCGAGATCGCCGCTGGCGGCCGGAATGGCGCGCGCGGGGGTCGAGACCTATGTGCTCGGCGCCTTCAATCCGGGCCTGACGCGGCTGCCGGGCGGGAACCTGCTGATGATGGTCCGCGTGGCCGAAGCGCTCCGGAACCCGATCCGGGACGGACATGTCCACTCGATCCGCTGGGACGAGGACAAGGGCTATGTCGTCGATGCCTGGCCCCTTGCACTCGCCGACACCGCCGATCCGCGTCTGTTCAGACTCCATGGCGGCGGCTGGAAGATCCTGGCGCTCACCTCGCTGTCCTGGTTGCTGCCGGTGGAATTGAGCCCCGACGGGCTCGATGTGCGCGCGATCCATTATGACCGGGCGATCGCACCCCAAGGCAGCTACCAATGCTATGGCATCGAGGATGCGCGAATAAGCCGCGTGGACGGCCGCTATCTGATGACCACCTGCTCGGTCAGCCCCGAGCGCCACTCCACCACGCTCTACAGTTCGCAGGACGGTTTCGTCTGGTCATTCGAGGATATCGTGCTCGATCACCAGAACAAGGACATGCTGATCTTCGAAGGCCTGATCGACGGCCAGTATTGGGCGCAGACCCGGCCCCTCGGCGACCATTTCTTCGCCTATCCGCCGGACAGCCCGTGGCGTGCCGGACCTTCGATCAACCTCGCGAGTTCTCCCGACGCGCTGCACTGGAAGCCCTGCCGCCGGCCGGGCCTTCGCGCGCGGGCCGGCACCGTAGCGACTGCACGCATGGGCGGCGGCGCTCCGCCCCTGTTAACCAGCATCAATGGGCGTCGGGGATGGCTGAGCCTGTGGCATGGCGTCGAACCCAAGGAGGTCGTCGGCATCTATCGGACCTATTGGTCGCTGCTCGATCCGGACGATCCATCGGTCGTCCTGGCGACGCAGGAAGCTCCCCTGCTCGAAGCCAATCCCGAACTGACGAAACCGCTCGAAGCGCTTCTCTATCTGCGGGACGTGGTCTTCACGACAGGCATCGTCGAGGCCGACGGGCATTTCATCGTCGCCTCGGGCGAGGCCGACCTCGCCTGCCGAATCACGCATCTGCCGGCATCGGCCTTCGCGTGA
- a CDS encoding Dps family protein gives MVNIGIDEQDRKTISEGLGRLLADTYTLYLTTHNFHWNVTGPMFNSLHAMFMAQYTELWNAVDPIAERIRSLGFPAPGSYAQYSELSSLPDAPTVPPKALEMVAILAKGHEAAARTARSLYPAVEAASDEPTADLLTQRIGIHEQTAWMLRALLEE, from the coding sequence ATGGTGAACATCGGAATAGACGAACAGGATCGGAAGACGATCTCGGAAGGGTTGGGGCGTCTGCTGGCGGACACCTATACCCTCTATCTGACCACCCATAACTTCCACTGGAATGTTACTGGGCCGATGTTCAACAGCCTCCATGCCATGTTCATGGCGCAATATACCGAGCTGTGGAACGCGGTCGATCCGATCGCGGAGCGCATTCGTTCGCTCGGCTTCCCCGCCCCCGGCTCCTATGCTCAATATTCCGAGCTGAGTTCGCTGCCGGACGCGCCGACGGTCCCGCCCAAGGCACTCGAGATGGTGGCGATCCTGGCCAAAGGGCACGAGGCCGCGGCCCGTACCGCCCGCTCGCTCTATCCTGCGGTCGAGGCCGCCAGCGACGAGCCGACCGCCGACCTGCTGACCCAGCGTATCGGTATCCACGAACAGACCGCCTGGATGCTGCGCGCCCTGCTCGAAGAGTAA
- a CDS encoding bestrophin family protein, producing the protein MIIADVPRLTQIAREVWKPALLLFLWDVIVTITYYVLPFRAPGLPLTLFGSVLALFLGFRSNSAYQRWWEGRELWGQMINASRSLVRAAKAYLSLPEAEAVRREVVFRQIAYVHALRCQLRRQPMDGNVERFLPDGPAQKSLQRTNIANGLIEGMGMRIEQARAHGWIDTIQQASLERVMVDISNAQGGMERLKNTPLPNQYRFFPVLFTHLFCIFLPIGLVETLGYATPFGSMIAGLMFLAVLAIGDDLVDPFANDVHDLPLSAMCRTIEIDLLQALGEPAPEPLEPDRRNILW; encoded by the coding sequence ATGATCATCGCCGATGTCCCCCGTCTGACGCAGATTGCCCGCGAAGTGTGGAAGCCTGCGCTTCTCCTTTTCCTGTGGGACGTGATCGTCACCATCACCTATTATGTTCTGCCGTTCCGGGCGCCTGGGCTGCCGCTAACACTCTTTGGTTCGGTCCTTGCCCTGTTTCTCGGCTTCCGAAGCAATTCGGCCTATCAGCGATGGTGGGAGGGTAGGGAACTCTGGGGGCAGATGATCAACGCCAGCAGGAGCCTGGTTCGTGCTGCCAAGGCCTATCTCTCGCTTCCCGAGGCCGAGGCCGTGCGGCGCGAGGTCGTCTTCCGTCAGATCGCCTATGTCCACGCCCTGCGCTGCCAGCTGCGGCGTCAGCCCATGGACGGCAATGTTGAAAGGTTCCTGCCCGATGGGCCTGCTCAGAAGTCGTTGCAGCGCACAAACATCGCCAACGGGCTGATCGAGGGCATGGGAATGCGGATCGAGCAGGCGCGAGCCCATGGCTGGATCGACACGATCCAGCAGGCGTCGCTCGAGCGGGTAATGGTCGACATCTCCAATGCGCAGGGCGGAATGGAGCGGCTCAAGAACACGCCGCTGCCCAACCAATATCGCTTCTTCCCTGTGCTGTTCACCCACCTCTTCTGCATCTTCCTGCCGATCGGGCTGGTCGAGACGCTGGGCTATGCCACCCCCTTCGGATCCATGATCGCGGGCTTGATGTTCCTGGCGGTGCTCGCCATCGGCGACGATCTGGTCGATCCTTTCGCCAACGACGTGCATGATCTTCCGCTGTCTGCGATGTGCCGGACGATCGAGATAGACCTGTTGCAGGCGCTGGGCGAACCGGCGCCCGAGCCGCTGGAGCCCGATCGGCGCAACATCCTCTGGTAG
- a CDS encoding glycosyltransferase family 4 protein, translating to MQEQIRSILKAALGSRAAPGTIEHIAVVGNALPRRCGLATFTSHVVDALRDRFPGLVVDHYAMDDRSGIEYPANVHTIAADDPAAYRLAAGLIEASGAQAIWLQHEFGIFGGTAGDHVMRLLERSTLPVVATLHTVLEKPSAEERLAFDRLLDRCAHLIVMAERGKTILETVYGVSPERVSVIPHGVPDRPHIVPEQAKQSFRLADRKVIMTFGLLAPDKGIGFMIDAMPAIVARHPEALYVVIGATHPNLIREQGEALRESLEQKAADLGVADNVRFVGDFLDQEELLDWLGASDVYVTPYLNMAQITSGTLSYAIGLGKPVVSTPYLHAAELLADGHGILVPPRDSAALSEAVLNLLDDDGAREALAGRAYARGRELLWPRAVERAVALMEAANRVRPHVSRFTSGRPLRPSIEAVKRMTDGTGMLQHGIHTVPDRNHGYCIDDNARALILMCRLGEEMEAVTGPLASTYSAFISHAWNPDRGRFRNFMNYDRSWCESEGSEDSNGRTLWALGCAAATATDAGIRGWAADLFDKAAPLAAQLISPRASAFAALGAVDILSIYPGHRAATAMLEASSDMLKSLLVTSRRPDWAWFETVLAYDNARLPEALLRIGHLLDDREAIDLGLETLEWIAKVQTNGRGAFRPIGTDSFQRPYSAPLPFDQQPLEAQAMIDACTAALSVSDDRCWVDHAWRAYGWFIGDNDLGLPVADGIDGGCHDGLMPHGVNRNQGAESILALQLANASMRSLSEKRDSGPARTAA from the coding sequence ATGCAAGAACAGATCCGCTCCATCCTGAAGGCCGCCCTCGGAAGCCGGGCCGCGCCAGGAACGATCGAGCATATCGCCGTCGTGGGCAACGCCCTGCCCCGCCGCTGTGGCCTGGCCACCTTCACGTCGCACGTCGTGGACGCCCTGCGGGATCGCTTCCCCGGGCTGGTCGTCGACCATTATGCGATGGATGACCGGTCGGGCATCGAATATCCCGCCAATGTGCACACCATCGCCGCCGACGATCCCGCCGCCTACCGCCTGGCAGCAGGCCTGATCGAAGCGAGCGGTGCGCAGGCGATCTGGCTTCAGCATGAATTCGGCATCTTCGGCGGCACTGCCGGCGATCATGTCATGCGCCTGCTCGAACGCTCCACCCTGCCCGTCGTCGCCACTCTGCACACCGTGCTCGAGAAGCCCTCGGCCGAAGAGCGCCTGGCATTCGACCGGCTTCTGGATCGCTGCGCCCATCTGATCGTAATGGCCGAGCGCGGCAAGACGATCCTCGAAACGGTCTATGGCGTATCGCCCGAACGGGTCTCGGTCATCCCGCATGGCGTGCCGGACCGCCCGCATATTGTCCCGGAGCAGGCCAAGCAAAGCTTCCGTCTCGCCGACCGCAAGGTCATCATGACCTTTGGCTTACTCGCGCCCGACAAAGGCATCGGTTTCATGATCGATGCCATGCCGGCCATAGTCGCGCGTCACCCCGAGGCTCTTTATGTGGTGATCGGCGCCACCCATCCCAATCTGATCCGGGAGCAGGGCGAAGCCTTGCGGGAGTCGCTGGAGCAGAAGGCCGCCGATCTGGGCGTCGCCGACAATGTCCGCTTCGTCGGCGACTTTCTGGATCAGGAAGAACTGCTGGACTGGCTCGGGGCGAGCGACGTCTATGTGACGCCCTATCTCAACATGGCGCAGATCACTTCGGGGACGCTGTCTTATGCGATCGGCCTCGGCAAGCCCGTCGTTTCCACCCCCTATCTTCATGCGGCCGAGTTGCTCGCCGACGGCCATGGCATTTTGGTGCCGCCGCGCGATTCCGCCGCGCTCTCCGAAGCGGTGCTCAACCTGCTCGACGACGATGGGGCGCGCGAGGCGCTCGCTGGCCGCGCCTATGCCCGTGGACGCGAATTGCTGTGGCCGCGCGCTGTGGAGCGGGCCGTGGCGCTGATGGAAGCGGCCAACCGTGTCCGCCCGCATGTCAGCCGCTTCACCAGCGGCCGCCCGTTGCGCCCGAGCATAGAGGCGGTCAAGCGCATGACCGACGGGACGGGCATGCTGCAGCATGGCATACATACCGTGCCCGACCGCAACCACGGCTATTGCATCGATGACAACGCCCGCGCGCTGATCCTGATGTGCCGGCTCGGCGAGGAGATGGAGGCGGTAACCGGGCCCCTCGCCTCCACTTATTCCGCGTTCATCAGCCATGCCTGGAATCCGGATCGGGGCCGGTTCCGCAACTTCATGAATTATGATCGCAGTTGGTGCGAAAGCGAGGGCTCCGAAGACAGCAACGGCCGCACTTTGTGGGCGCTCGGCTGCGCGGCCGCCACCGCGACCGACGCCGGCATAAGGGGATGGGCGGCGGATCTGTTCGACAAAGCCGCGCCGCTTGCAGCCCAGCTCATATCCCCGCGCGCATCGGCTTTCGCGGCGCTGGGCGCGGTGGACATCCTCAGCATCTATCCGGGGCATCGCGCGGCGACTGCCATGCTTGAAGCGAGCAGCGACATGCTGAAGTCCCTGCTGGTCACATCGCGCCGCCCCGACTGGGCGTGGTTCGAGACGGTTCTCGCCTATGACAATGCGCGGCTGCCGGAGGCGCTGCTGCGCATCGGCCACCTGCTCGACGATCGCGAGGCGATCGACCTCGGCCTGGAGACGCTGGAGTGGATCGCGAAAGTCCAGACCAATGGGCGCGGCGCCTTCCGCCCGATCGGCACGGACAGTTTCCAGCGTCCCTATTCCGCTCCTCTGCCTTTCGATCAGCAGCCGCTCGAGGCTCAGGCGATGATCGATGCGTGCACCGCGGCGTTGAGCGTCAGTGACGACCGCTGCTGGGTCGATCATGCCTGGCGCGCTTATGGCTGGTTCATCGGCGACAATGACCTCGGCCTGCCCGTGGCCGACGGAATCGATGGCGGCTGTCATGACGGCCTGATGCCCCACGGCGTCAATCGCAATCAGGGCGCAGAATCCATTCTGGCTCTGCAACTAGCCAACGCCTCCATGCGTTCGCTGTCCGAGAAACGGGATTCCGGACCCGCTCGCACGGCTGCCTGA
- a CDS encoding glycoside hydrolase family 130 protein: MLAEYTHRLRLAADASRVVVRPFHLAWQANGSEPGRAQRLVKAVLSLDMEETRRQLALVMYDFEARHWQTRRVFSTRFEQIAVQMGVDLRELEDERKQLIGAYFCHEYSYAAAALMNPSVVPHPDQSGLSSNTLRILLSLRAVGEGHISSIAFREGLITGSRELELAPEPPFATAADAPDADGIRDQDGPITVERHRDSTLSGMVIFPMTPAQRNGLEDLRLTHFVHDDGSTEYIGTYTAYSGRDIQSELMRTRDFRSIDLIPMRGAAARNKGMALFPRKIDGRYMMIGRQDGQNLFLLRSDDIGHWEEGDLLLAPAFPWEFVQIGNCGAPIELDEGWLLLTHGVGAMRKYSIGAILLDRDDPSKVMGRTQHPILAPMDEDREGYVPNVVYTCGALRHGEYLFLPYGVADSSVAFAFLPIKELLDKL, translated from the coding sequence ATGCTCGCTGAATATACACACCGCCTCCGTCTGGCTGCCGACGCTTCGCGCGTCGTCGTTCGCCCCTTCCACCTCGCCTGGCAGGCCAATGGCTCGGAGCCTGGGCGCGCCCAACGCCTGGTCAAGGCAGTGCTTTCGCTCGACATGGAGGAGACGCGCCGTCAGCTGGCACTCGTCATGTATGATTTCGAAGCGCGCCACTGGCAGACGCGCCGCGTCTTCTCGACCCGCTTCGAACAGATCGCGGTGCAGATGGGCGTCGACCTGCGCGAGCTGGAGGATGAGCGCAAGCAGCTGATCGGGGCCTATTTCTGCCACGAATATAGCTATGCCGCAGCGGCGCTCATGAACCCCAGCGTGGTGCCGCACCCCGACCAGAGCGGGCTGTCATCGAACACGCTTCGTATCCTGCTGTCGCTTCGCGCGGTGGGCGAGGGCCATATCAGCTCGATTGCCTTTCGTGAGGGACTGATCACCGGCAGCCGCGAGCTGGAGCTTGCGCCCGAGCCGCCCTTCGCCACCGCCGCGGATGCGCCCGATGCGGATGGCATCCGCGACCAGGACGGACCCATCACCGTCGAACGCCATCGCGACAGTACGCTTTCGGGCATGGTCATCTTTCCGATGACGCCCGCGCAGCGCAATGGGCTGGAAGATCTGCGACTGACCCATTTCGTCCATGACGACGGAAGCACCGAATATATCGGTACCTACACCGCCTATTCGGGGCGGGACATCCAGTCGGAATTGATGCGCACGCGCGATTTCCGGTCGATCGACCTGATCCCGATGCGCGGCGCGGCGGCCCGCAATAAAGGCATGGCGCTGTTCCCACGCAAGATCGACGGCCGCTACATGATGATCGGTCGGCAGGATGGCCAGAATCTGTTCCTGCTGCGCTCGGATGACATCGGTCATTGGGAGGAGGGCGACCTTTTGCTGGCGCCAGCCTTTCCTTGGGAGTTCGTGCAGATCGGCAATTGCGGCGCGCCGATCGAGCTGGACGAAGGCTGGCTTCTGCTGACCCACGGTGTCGGCGCGATGCGGAAATATTCGATCGGCGCCATATTGCTCGACCGGGACGATCCGTCGAAAGTTATGGGTCGCACGCAGCACCCCATCCTGGCTCCGATGGACGAGGATCGCGAGGGCTATGTCCCCAATGTGGTCTATACCTGCGGCGCGCTGCGCCACGGCGAGTATCTCTTCCTGCCTTATGGCGTCGCCGACAGTTCGGTGGCCTTCGCCTTCCTGCCGATCAAGGAACTGCTCGACAAGTTATGA